GATGACGAGCGTGTACTGGTTCCTGTCGTCCTCGGCATCGGCGAACACGAACGGCAGCAGTTCCCGCTTGCAGAACTCGTGCAGCGTCCACCAGAACGCGTCGACCCCTGACGTGCGGCCCGACACGTTCGGCCGCCCCGTCCTGTCGCCCGGCGTCGGCGGCGCGAAGAAACGGACGGAGTCGAACGGCGTGGCGGGCAGGCCGAGACGGTCGTAGTCGGCGCGGAGCCTGTCGTCGAGGCGGACGTTTGTCTTGTCGAGGAACAGCAGGTCCTCGCCCTTGACGGCGAAGATCAGCGCCTTGGCGTTGGTCGTCCGCTTGCCGAGCACACCCGACGAGAACAGCGAGTGCAGCAGGAACAGGGCGAAGCTGGTCTTCGTGGCGACGCCGGAGATACCCGAGATCGAGACGTGCGCGCCGCGGGTTCCGTCGAGGAACTCGAGGTTCACGTACACCGGCTCCCCGTCGCGGCCGAGGCCGACGACGACCCGGTCCTTCATCGAGTCGAAGTACAGGGCCCGCTCCCGCAGCGCACCGGTGGCGCGCGTCGCGCGGGTGCCGGGCAGCGGCGGCACGTACACCTCGGGGTCGACGCGGGTGGTGGTGACCTCGGCGATCTCCTGCGTGATGGCGGGCAGGACGCCGTCGGCGATGAGGAACGCGTCGGAGCCGAAGCTGGCGCCCTCGTGCCTGGCGGTGACCTGGGTCACCACGCCGGAGGTGCGCACCGGGCCGACGCCGGGGACGTCGCGCTCCGCTGTGACGACGTCGTCCAGCTGCAGGTACGCGTCGGGGCCGACGGCGACGTGGAACTTCAGCGGTGTCGAGTCGCTCGTGCCTGCCACCAGCCCGACGAGGCCGTTGTGCTCTCCCATGACCCTCCTGTGTTCGCCTGTGGGGTCCACCGTAGCGACCTGTCGTGAGGGGCGGCGATAGGCTCGAACCCGTGACCACCACGACGCGACGCATGCAGGACCTCACCATCGACGAGCACACGCTCACCGTGCCCCTCGTCTGGGACGACGACGCCGACGGCCGCACCATCGACGTGCACGCCTCCGTCGTCACCCGCAGCGGCGGCGAGAAGCTGCCCTACCTCGTCTACCTGCAGGGCGGACCCGGCCACGAGGCGCCGCGCCCGTTCCACGCGCCCACCTCGCCGTCCTGGCTCGACGCGGCGCTGACACGCTTCCGCGTCGTCATGCTCGACCAGCGTGGCACCGGCAAGTCCAGCCCTGTCGGCGACCGTGACCTGGAGCGGGGCGCCGCCGCCGTCGCCGAGCATCTGACGCACCTGCGGGCGTCGTCGATCGTCCGCGACGCCGAGGCCGTGCGCCAGCATCTGGGCGCGGAGACGTGGTCGTCGCTCGGACAGTCGTTCGGCGGGTTCACCACGCTCAGCTACCTGTCGACTGCGGCCTCCTCCCTCGACGAGGTCTACTTCACCGGCGGCCTCGGCGCCGTCGGCCACGACCCGAGCGAGGTGTACGCCGTCACCTACGACGCCACCCGCACCGCCGTCGAGCGCTACTACCGCCGCTTCCCGACCCACCGCGACGCCGTCCGTCGCCTCGTCGACCGGGCCGCCGCCGGCGACATCGTCCTTCCCGACGGCGAGGTCGTCTCCGTCTCGCGGCTGCGGTCCATCGGGTCGCTGCTCGGCTCCAACGACGGCTGGCAGACGCTCTGGTCGCTGCTCGACCAGGACCCCGGCACCAACGCCTTCCGCCACGACCTCGCCTCGGCGCTGCCGTTCGGCGGCCGCAACCCGCTCTACTACGTCTTCCACGAGTCCTGCTACGCCGACGGCGTCGTCACCGGATGGGCCGCGGAGCAGGCCGAACCGGCCGACTTCCGCGACGACCCGACGCTGCTGACCGGCGAACACATCCGGCGGGAGTGGGCCGACACCGTGCCGGCGTTCCAGCCGTGGGGCGACGTCGTCGACGCCCTGGCCGACGTCGAGTGGCCCCGCCTCTACGACGAGGCCGCCATCGCGGCGTCGGGGGCGCGCGGGGCGGCCGCCGTGTACGTGAACGACATCTACGTGCCGCTCGGGTTCTCCCTCGAGACGGCCGACCTCATGCCCGGCGTCCACCCGTGGATCACCAACGAGCACGAGCACAGCGGGCTCCGCAGCGGCGAGGTGCTCCCGCACCTCTTCGACCTCACGCTGGGGAAGCGGCTGCGCTGATCCCCTCGAGCGGAGGCCGTTCCCCGGTGACGGCGCCGTGCTCGTCGACCCACCAGACGCGGATGCCCGCGTCGGCGAACGAGTCGGCCGTCGCCGCGGCCAGCTTGCGGTAGCGCGGCACGTCCGGCAGGACGATCATGCGCCACCAGTCCGGGTGCTTGCGGCGGGCCTTCATGGCTGTCAGCAGCGCGTCCGCGAACCACTGCCGGGCCACCTCGCCCGGCTTCACGCCGTCGGGCGGCTGCGTCGGGTACCCCTTGACCTCGAACGCGGCGGTCACCCCGCCGAGGGAGGCGACGACGTCGATGGCCCGGGTGCGGGGCTCGGCGTCGACGAGGCGGTCGATCCGCCACCCCTCGGCCTCCAGCGCATCGACCAGCGACCAGCGGACGGTGTCCTCGTCCGGCCAGGGCGTCAGCGTCCGCAGGAGCAGCCCGAGCTCGGCCAGCCGGCCAAGCGCCCGATCGGCCGTCCACACGCGGCGCGAGATGCCGGTGGCCTCCTCGAACACCTGGGTCACCGGGTACCAGCGGCCGTCGAGCCGGACGGCGTGCGACGTGATCGGCTCCGGCTCGATCCCACGCATGCATGACTGCACCTTCGCCGGGGTCAGGGTCAGGGCCCTTCCCGCCAGCACGAACGACACCTGGGCGCGGCTGGGGCTGCTCATGAAAAGTAGGGTACCGCCACGTCGTAGCCGAGCCGCAAGATCAGAATTCCCA
The DNA window shown above is from Tessaracoccus defluvii and carries:
- a CDS encoding ATP-binding protein, whose product is MGEHNGLVGLVAGTSDSTPLKFHVAVGPDAYLQLDDVVTAERDVPGVGPVRTSGVVTQVTARHEGASFGSDAFLIADGVLPAITQEIAEVTTTRVDPEVYVPPLPGTRATRATGALRERALYFDSMKDRVVVGLGRDGEPVYVNLEFLDGTRGAHVSISGISGVATKTSFALFLLHSLFSSGVLGKRTTNAKALIFAVKGEDLLFLDKTNVRLDDRLRADYDRLGLPATPFDSVRFFAPPTPGDRTGRPNVSGRTSGVDAFWWTLHEFCKRELLPFVFADAEDDRNQYTLVIHQVAAKLRHDAIAAGTDGAITVAGTTLRTYEELVEFVVERLQDDTTRADWAGAATTAGSVNAFIRRLRSSQKALGPLIRGDLAEQADRRRVTTANSRVTVVDLHNLPERAQRFVVGVVLRTETEAKEQAGAGGLLFTMLDELNKHAPREGNTPIKELLLDIAERGRSLGIILIGAQQTASEVERRIVSNSSIRIVGRLDPAESARPEYGFLPASQRQRATLAKPGAMFISQPELPVPLAVEFPFPAWATRQSEVAPEPTDTGARVMGRFSRDDVPAPF
- a CDS encoding alpha/beta fold hydrolase, whose product is MTTTTRRMQDLTIDEHTLTVPLVWDDDADGRTIDVHASVVTRSGGEKLPYLVYLQGGPGHEAPRPFHAPTSPSWLDAALTRFRVVMLDQRGTGKSSPVGDRDLERGAAAVAEHLTHLRASSIVRDAEAVRQHLGAETWSSLGQSFGGFTTLSYLSTAASSLDEVYFTGGLGAVGHDPSEVYAVTYDATRTAVERYYRRFPTHRDAVRRLVDRAAAGDIVLPDGEVVSVSRLRSIGSLLGSNDGWQTLWSLLDQDPGTNAFRHDLASALPFGGRNPLYYVFHESCYADGVVTGWAAEQAEPADFRDDPTLLTGEHIRREWADTVPAFQPWGDVVDALADVEWPRLYDEAAIAASGARGAAAVYVNDIYVPLGFSLETADLMPGVHPWITNEHEHSGLRSGEVLPHLFDLTLGKRLR